TCCAGTTGTCGCTTCCGGCGACGCTGTACTCGATGCGGGTCGTCAGCGTGAGGATGCCGGCGTTGTAGACGTGCGCGGAGAGAGGGACGTTGCCGCGCAGTGGGTCGCCCGGGTTGTCGAGGAGGACCAGGAGGCTGTTGGCAACGGCTGTGCTGACCACGGCAGAGGTCGCGGCGTTGCCAGCCGAGTCGGTGGCCCGGGCGCGCAGCAGGTGGCCACCGTCGCTCACCGTCCGGGTGTCCCAGCTGCAGCTCCAGGGCTGGCCGGTCGCGGTGCACAACGTCGTCCAGGTGCCGCCGCCCGACGGCTGTGCCTCGATGACGACCGAGGCGAGGCTGGAGTCGGCGTCGGCGGCATCCGCAGTGATCGTGACCGTGTTGCGGAGCGGGCTCCCCGGGTCGCGGACGGCCACGGTGGGCACGGTCCAGTCGGAGGCGGCACGCACGGTCGCGGAGCTCGAGGTGGTGGCACTCCAGGTGGCGCTCGACGTCTGGGGCGGGTGGAACGCCACGGAGCCGAGCGCGAGGACAGCGGCCGCGCTCCAGCGGCGGCCGATGCGGCGACGCTGGACGCGGTGGCTGGTCACAGCGCAGCTCCTGCCGTCCCGGAGCTGCCGTGGGGCTGCCGGGCGCCACGTCCGCGGATCGCTGCGACCAGGTCGCGGGCGGCGAGCAGGGCGACAGCGCAGGCGGGCAGGCCGAGGATGACGAAGCGCGAGCGTGGGTCGGCCAGCGCGAGGAGCGCGTTCCCGACCCAGGGGACGTCGAGCACGACGACCGGCTGGGTCGGAGAGTTGAGGGTGAACAGCCAGGGGTCCTGGTCCGCGTTCGCGTCGCCCTTGGTCTGGAGGACGGTAGTGCCCGCCTCGTCCTTGGTGATGGCGACGATGCGATGCGTCACCAGCGAGTGGGTGCCGGAGTCGGCGGGCGGAAGGTAGGTGATCACGTCACCGATCTCCAGCCCGCCGACGGGCACCTCCCGCTCGATGACCAGCGACCCTCGTTCGAAGGTGCCAGACATCGAGCCGCCAGTGATCACGTAGTCCTGGTACCCGAGCAGGCGCGAGCCGAGAAAGCCCAGGCCGGCGACGAGGACCAGCATGACGAGGAGGCGCGCGCCGAGACCCGCAGCACGACGTACGACGCGAAGCAGGTGGCGCATGCTTCCTCCTGGCAATGGACGGGTGGTGGTGACCCCGAGGGGTGAGGGGGAGTGGACCCCGCGGGGACATCTGGGCGGACGGTTGGCCGGGCCGACCCCATGCCGGTCCGGCCGTCACGTCACTGGTTGGTGGTGGTGCCGTCCAGCTGGATCGAGTTCCACTGGAAGGTGGCGCTGGCGCCCTTGCCCTGCTCGGTGTTGGTCGCGGCCTGGGCCAGCGTGACCGTGAACCGGTAGCTGTGCGCCTCGTTGGCGGCGAAGGTGCCGAGCGGGGTGGCCTCGCCATCGGTCAGGCCACCGAACGTGCCGTCGTACACCGTGGTGCTGGTGGTGGTGTCCGTGATCGCCAGGTTGAGCAGGTTGCTGGAGAACGCGTTGCTGGACGCGGTCTCGGTGAGGCTGAACGCCGCCGGCAGCGAGCCGGTGTTGGTCAGCGTCAGGGAGCCGTTGAGCGTGTCGCCCGGCTTGAGGTCGGTCAG
This genomic interval from Nocardioides cavernaquae contains the following:
- a CDS encoding signal peptidase I gives rise to the protein MRHLLRVVRRAAGLGARLLVMLVLVAGLGFLGSRLLGYQDYVITGGSMSGTFERGSLVIEREVPVGGLEIGDVITYLPPADSGTHSLVTHRIVAITKDEAGTTVLQTKGDANADQDPWLFTLNSPTQPVVVLDVPWVGNALLALADPRSRFVILGLPACAVALLAARDLVAAIRGRGARQPHGSSGTAGAAL
- a CDS encoding TasA family protein; its protein translation is MSRNRRTILVPLATLVAAGAIAVGSGATFTSQSGNTASSVVSGTLTHSNSKDNAAIFALTDLKPGDTLNGSLTLTNTGSLPAAFSLTETASSNAFSSNLLNLAITDTTTSTTVYDGTFGGLTDGEATPLGTFAANEAHSYRFTVTLAQAATNTEQGKGASATFQWNSIQLDGTTTNQ